The Bacteroidota bacterium genomic sequence AACTGCAGGCAGCGGTACAGAAGGTATGTTGTTCGTCGAATTCATGTTTGTGGTTGTCAGTTACTTTTAACGTAATCGTCTATTCCATCGTTCTACACACTTGCCATTAGGCCTTGGCCAGGTCGTGTGTTGTACCTTGGATATACATATACAGGGTAATGGCGCACAACAAGTATGCCGGTTTCTCCTTAGCTTGCCGAATGATGGGTCTTGTTATTGCAGTTGTTATACTGTGTACGTGGGGGCTTTCAGTCGCGTTTGGTCTTTCTGTAGCGCACAATTGGGCTTCGCCCCTCAGCTGGCTGTGGGTGGCTGTGCAGACCCACCTATATACGGGCTTGTTTATCACCGCCCACGATGCGATGCACGGAACGGTGCACCCCCGCGCTCAGGTAAATAGGCTTGTGGGCTGGCTTGCGGCCGGGCTTTTTGCTTACAACTATTATCCCTTGCTCATCCGGAAGCATCATCAGCACCACAGGTTTGTGGCCACCGCTGCCGACCCCGATTTTCATACCGGCAGCTTCCTCCGTTGGTACCTAAGCTTTTTGCGGCAGTACATCCGCTGGCCCCAGCTCCTGCTCATGGCCCTTACCTTCAATGTATTGAAGTATTTCTTTCCACTAGAGAACGTGCTGCTGTTCTGGATGCTGCCTGCGGTGCTATCTACCTTTCAGCTCTTTGTTTTTGGCACTTGGCTGCCCCATCGCGGCACCCCTGCCAATGCACATCATGCCCGCAGCCAGCGCAAGAATCACCTCTGGGCCTTTGTCAGCTGCTACTTCTTTGGCTACCACTACGAGCACCACCACCACCCGGGTACACCCTGGTGGCGCCTGTGGGCCTACAAGGCCTGATGCGGGCAGCGACCAGGATGGTGCCGTGCCTAAAAGTTTGCGTTATCCGGCGTGCGCGGAAAGGGGATCACGTCTCGGATGTTGCTCATCCCCGTTATAAACATCATGAGTCGCTCCAGCCCTAGCCCAAAGCCGGCGTGCGGCACTGTGCCAAAGCGGCGGGTATCCAGGTACCACCAGTAGTTTTCTTCGGGCAGGCCCATCTCCTGGATGCGCTGCTGTAGCACTTCCAGGCGCTCTTCGCGCTGGCTACCGCCTATTATCTCGCCAATACCCGGGAACAGAATGTCCATGGCAGCTACTGTGTTGTTATCCTCATTCAGGCGCATATAGAAGGCCTTGATGCCTTTGGGATAGGCCGACACGATGACCGGACGCCCAAAGTGCTCCTCCACCAGGTAGCGTTCATGTTCGCTTTGCAGGTCGCTACCCCAGCGTACGGCGTACTCGAAGCTGCGCCCCGACTCTTCCAGTATCTGGATGGCCTCGGTATAGCTGATGCGGATAAAGTCTTGCTCCAGCACGGCCTGCAGCTTGGCTGTTAGTCCAGGCTCATACTGCCCTTCCAGAAAGCCCAGGTCGTCTGCCCGATGGGTGAGTACAAACTGGATGCAGTATTTCAGGAAGTCCTCGGCCAGCTGCTGGTTGGCCGCCAGGTCATAGAACGCCATCTCTGGCTCTATCATCCAGAACTCGGCCAGGTGCCGGGTGGTATTGCTATTTTCGGCCCGAAAGGTAGGGCCAAAGGTATATACCTCGCCCAGGCCCAGGGCTCCCAGCTCAGCATTCAGCTGGCCGCTTACCGTTAGCCGTGCGTGTGTGCCAAAAAAATCCTGTGCAAAATCTACTCCGCCGGTCTCGGCCAGCGGTGCA encodes the following:
- the asnS gene encoding asparagine--tRNA ligase: MLTTRTLRTRIKDLLATTEFDREVVACGWVKTRRAGKKFSFCELNDGSCLGNLQVVIDNGLFPEVVLKDVATGASVRMEGVLVQSQGKEQAVELQVRQIQVLGVADQETYPLQKKAHSLEFLREIGHLRSRTNTFGAVFRLRHAVSFAIHQFFHERGFVYLHTPIITASDTEGAGEMFTVTTLPPGAAPLAETGGVDFAQDFFGTHARLTVSGQLNAELGALGLGEVYTFGPTFRAENSNTTRHLAEFWMIEPEMAFYDLAANQQLAEDFLKYCIQFVLTHRADDLGFLEGQYEPGLTAKLQAVLEQDFIRISYTEAIQILEESGRSFEYAVRWGSDLQSEHERYLVEEHFGRPVIVSAYPKGIKAFYMRLNEDNNTVAAMDILFPGIGEIIGGSQREERLEVLQQRIQEMGLPEENYWWYLDTRRFGTVPHAGFGLGLERLMMFITGMSNIRDVIPFPRTPDNANF
- a CDS encoding fatty acid desaturase, translating into MAHNKYAGFSLACRMMGLVIAVVILCTWGLSVAFGLSVAHNWASPLSWLWVAVQTHLYTGLFITAHDAMHGTVHPRAQVNRLVGWLAAGLFAYNYYPLLIRKHHQHHRFVATAADPDFHTGSFLRWYLSFLRQYIRWPQLLLMALTFNVLKYFFPLENVLLFWMLPAVLSTFQLFVFGTWLPHRGTPANAHHARSQRKNHLWAFVSCYFFGYHYEHHHHPGTPWWRLWAYKA